A DNA window from Fodinibius sp. Rm-B-1B1-1 contains the following coding sequences:
- a CDS encoding heavy metal-associated domain-containing protein, whose product MSTQEVSTKQITINIGGMGCSGCANTIQEALASKEGAVEAAVDLESGTALVTYNPDAVSTDDFEQAIKEAGYDFVGIK is encoded by the coding sequence ATGAGTACACAAGAAGTATCAACTAAGCAAATAACCATAAATATTGGCGGAATGGGATGCTCCGGATGCGCCAATACCATACAGGAAGCCCTTGCAAGCAAAGAAGGTGCTGTTGAAGCAGCTGTGGATCTGGAATCCGGCACAGCTTTGGTGACCTATAATCCGGATGCTGTTTCTACAGATGATTTTGAACAAGCCATCAAAGAAGCCGGCTATGATTTTG